One genomic region from Arthrobacter sp. YN encodes:
- a CDS encoding amino acid permease, with protein MTTKSIAAPAPTSGLGHSLKPRQLTMMGLGSAIGAGLFLGSGAGVQAAGPAVLISYLVAGTLIILVMWALGEMAAANPNSGAFSVYAEKAMGKTAGGTIGWLWWLQLVVVIAAEAIGAAGLLFSIWPVIPVWVLALVFMVVFTGINLVGVRNFGEFEFWFAILKVAAIVVFLLIGAALLFGWLPNVPSPGFSAFGDFAPNGIGGIAAALFVVIFAFGGTEIVSVAAAETENPAHSVGKAIRTVVWRILVFYIGSVFVIAAVLPVGSDGLKSPFAGVLDLAGIPGAGAAITLVAVVALLSALNANLYGASRMIFSLSERGEAPRFLSRLSASKVPVAAVGISVAFGFIATVLELLFPEKILPALLNLVGSTCLVVWGTALVSQFILRRRADREGTELPLRMKGFPVLTIVGLILLGLILVVGFANPESAGQLIGTFILILVIAAGCFINAKSKAAKQSAPVE; from the coding sequence ATGACAACGAAGTCCATCGCGGCTCCTGCCCCAACATCCGGCCTCGGCCATTCGCTCAAACCGCGCCAGCTCACCATGATGGGGCTCGGCAGTGCGATCGGCGCCGGCCTCTTCCTCGGCTCAGGCGCAGGCGTCCAAGCCGCAGGTCCGGCCGTGCTCATTTCCTACCTCGTCGCCGGCACGCTGATCATCCTGGTCATGTGGGCCCTTGGCGAGATGGCAGCCGCCAACCCCAACAGCGGCGCATTCTCCGTGTACGCAGAAAAGGCCATGGGCAAGACCGCCGGCGGAACCATCGGCTGGCTGTGGTGGCTCCAATTGGTGGTGGTCATTGCCGCCGAAGCCATCGGCGCAGCCGGACTGCTGTTCTCCATCTGGCCCGTCATTCCCGTGTGGGTTCTTGCACTGGTCTTCATGGTGGTCTTCACAGGCATCAACCTTGTAGGCGTCCGTAACTTCGGCGAGTTCGAGTTCTGGTTCGCCATCCTCAAGGTGGCCGCAATCGTCGTCTTCCTGCTCATCGGTGCAGCCCTTCTCTTCGGCTGGCTGCCGAACGTCCCCTCCCCCGGCTTCTCGGCCTTCGGGGACTTCGCCCCCAACGGCATCGGTGGCATCGCCGCCGCCTTGTTCGTGGTGATCTTCGCCTTCGGCGGGACGGAAATCGTCAGCGTTGCCGCCGCTGAAACAGAGAACCCCGCGCATAGCGTGGGCAAGGCCATCCGCACCGTGGTGTGGCGCATCCTGGTGTTCTACATCGGCTCGGTATTTGTCATCGCAGCTGTTCTCCCGGTCGGTTCGGACGGCCTGAAGTCTCCATTCGCCGGAGTCCTGGACCTGGCCGGAATCCCGGGCGCCGGCGCTGCCATCACCCTGGTGGCCGTCGTCGCCTTGCTCTCTGCGCTGAACGCCAACCTGTACGGCGCTTCCCGGATGATCTTCTCCCTCTCCGAACGCGGCGAAGCTCCCCGCTTCCTGTCCCGCCTGAGCGCTTCCAAGGTTCCGGTCGCCGCCGTCGGAATTTCGGTCGCTTTCGGCTTCATCGCCACGGTCCTGGAACTGCTGTTCCCCGAGAAGATCCTGCCCGCATTGCTGAATCTCGTGGGTTCCACCTGCCTGGTGGTCTGGGGCACCGCCTTGGTGTCGCAGTTCATCCTGCGCCGCAGGGCTGACAGGGAAGGCACAGAACTGCCGCTGCGCATGAAGGGCTTCCCCGTCCTCACCATCGTGGGCCTCATCCTGCTGGGCCTCATCCTGGTGGTGGGCTTCGCCAACCCGGAAAGTGCCGGACAACTGATCGGAACGTTCATCCTGATCCTGGTCATTGCCGCCGGCTGCTTCATCAACGCCAAGTCCAAGGCCGCCAAGCAGTCCGCACCCGTGGAGTAA
- a CDS encoding MFS transporter: MTATSTVDSPSGPSSKREERRVLAGTLVGTTIEWYDFFIFAQLTATLLAPLFLSPLEKSNPGVAQLLSFATIGISFLFRPLGAFVAGHLGDRMGRKAVLVMTLVMMGAATALIGMLPTYATIGVWAPILLITLRVVQGFSAGGEWGGAALMAVEHAPLKKRGLFGAYPQIGVPIGMILATGLLFLLQSGMSKEDFASWGWRVPFLLSVVLIVVGYLIRRAVGESPVFKEIAQRKAESKAPLGDLFRKNKKEVLLAALIFIANNAAGYLLIAFFISYATRTLKMPTPQVLLATTIASFGWLIFTMVGGWLSDKIGRVKTFLIGYGLVFAWMIPMFMLIDSKDIVLYGTALFVLTIGLGLSYGPMSAMYAEMFPAQVRYSGISIGYALGAILGGAFAPLIAQALLDTTKWSGSVGIYIMVLCVISAIGVILAKETRGRPLGYSVHH; encoded by the coding sequence ATGACCGCAACTTCCACTGTCGACTCTCCGTCAGGACCCAGCAGCAAGCGCGAAGAGCGCCGGGTTCTGGCCGGGACACTGGTGGGCACCACCATTGAGTGGTACGACTTCTTCATCTTCGCCCAGCTCACGGCGACGCTGCTGGCGCCGCTGTTCCTCTCTCCTTTGGAGAAGTCCAACCCGGGAGTCGCCCAGCTTTTGTCCTTCGCCACGATCGGCATCAGCTTCCTCTTCCGTCCCCTGGGGGCTTTCGTTGCCGGACACCTCGGCGACAGGATGGGCCGCAAGGCCGTCTTGGTCATGACGCTGGTCATGATGGGTGCAGCTACTGCGCTGATCGGTATGCTGCCCACTTACGCAACCATCGGCGTCTGGGCTCCCATCCTGCTGATTACCTTGCGCGTAGTCCAAGGGTTCTCCGCCGGTGGTGAGTGGGGCGGTGCTGCACTCATGGCTGTGGAGCATGCGCCGCTCAAGAAGCGCGGGCTCTTCGGCGCCTACCCACAGATCGGTGTTCCGATCGGCATGATCCTGGCCACCGGCCTGTTGTTCCTGCTCCAGTCGGGAATGTCCAAGGAAGATTTCGCCTCATGGGGATGGCGCGTGCCATTCCTGTTGTCGGTGGTCCTGATTGTGGTGGGCTACCTCATCCGCCGGGCTGTGGGTGAAAGCCCTGTCTTCAAGGAAATCGCCCAGCGCAAGGCCGAAAGCAAGGCGCCCTTGGGTGATCTCTTCCGCAAGAACAAGAAGGAAGTTCTCCTTGCTGCGTTGATCTTCATCGCCAACAACGCCGCAGGGTACCTGCTGATCGCCTTCTTCATCTCCTACGCCACGCGTACGTTGAAGATGCCCACCCCGCAGGTCTTGCTGGCCACCACCATCGCCTCTTTCGGCTGGCTCATCTTCACCATGGTGGGCGGTTGGTTGTCGGACAAGATCGGACGCGTCAAGACGTTCCTGATCGGTTACGGTTTGGTCTTTGCCTGGATGATCCCCATGTTCATGCTGATCGATTCCAAGGACATCGTTCTCTACGGAACCGCTTTGTTCGTCCTGACCATCGGCTTGGGACTGTCCTACGGTCCGATGTCCGCCATGTACGCGGAAATGTTCCCGGCCCAGGTCCGCTACTCCGGAATCTCCATTGGATACGCCCTGGGTGCCATCCTGGGTGGTGCCTTCGCACCGCTCATCGCCCAGGCACTCCTGGACACCACCAAGTGGTCCGGCTCGGTGGGCATCTACATCATGGTTCTCTGCGTCATCTCTGCCATTGGCGTGATCCTCGCCAAGGAAACCCGTGGACGGCCGCTGGGTTACAGCGTTCACCACTAA
- a CDS encoding alpha-ketoacid dehydrogenase subunit beta has translation MPETITDLRLKDDSTETDTAGVQQLSMQQALNRALDEILAKNPKAVIFGEDCGRLGGVFRITDGLQAKHGEDRVFDTPLAESGILGMSVGLAMAGFHPIPEVQFDGFAYPAINQIVCQIARMNYRSRGTLPMPITLRVPSFGGIRAPEHHGESLEALFAHVPGLKVVSPSTPHDAYHLLKYAAARPDPVIFMEPKSRYWQKGPVDVTNATPGTAAHDDGGLTGARVAREGRHLTLVAWGAMVSRCLQVAELAAEDGIDVEVLDLRWLKPIDAEALARSVGKTRRAVVVHEAPLTSGLGAEVAQLITQSCFATLKAPVERVTGFDVPYPSGDLEDEYIPNIDRILFGIQRVLEYRRG, from the coding sequence ATGCCTGAGACCATCACCGATCTGCGACTAAAAGACGACAGCACTGAAACCGATACAGCCGGCGTTCAGCAGCTGTCCATGCAACAGGCGCTCAACCGTGCACTGGACGAAATCCTGGCTAAGAACCCCAAGGCCGTCATCTTTGGCGAGGACTGCGGACGGTTGGGCGGCGTGTTCCGCATCACCGATGGGCTGCAGGCCAAGCACGGCGAAGACCGCGTCTTCGACACCCCCTTGGCTGAATCAGGCATCCTGGGCATGTCGGTAGGCCTCGCCATGGCGGGCTTCCACCCCATCCCCGAAGTCCAGTTCGATGGCTTCGCCTACCCGGCCATCAACCAGATCGTCTGCCAGATCGCCCGGATGAACTACCGGAGTCGTGGGACCCTGCCGATGCCCATCACGCTGCGCGTGCCCAGCTTCGGTGGCATCCGCGCACCCGAGCACCATGGTGAAAGCCTGGAAGCCTTGTTCGCCCATGTACCAGGCCTCAAGGTGGTCTCCCCTTCCACCCCCCACGACGCGTACCACCTGCTCAAGTACGCTGCCGCCCGCCCGGACCCGGTGATCTTCATGGAGCCGAAATCCCGTTACTGGCAAAAAGGGCCGGTGGACGTCACCAACGCCACCCCAGGCACAGCAGCGCACGACGACGGCGGCCTCACCGGCGCCCGCGTGGCCAGGGAGGGCCGGCACCTGACCCTCGTAGCGTGGGGTGCCATGGTTTCCCGCTGCCTGCAGGTCGCTGAACTGGCGGCCGAGGACGGCATCGACGTCGAGGTCCTGGACCTGCGCTGGTTGAAACCGATTGACGCCGAAGCACTGGCGAGGTCCGTCGGGAAGACGCGGCGCGCCGTCGTCGTTCATGAAGCGCCCCTGACATCGGGCCTGGGCGCAGAGGTGGCCCAACTCATCACGCAGAGTTGTTTCGCAACGCTCAAGGCGCCGGTGGAGCGTGTCACCGGATTCGACGTTCCCTATCCCTCCGGTGACCTGGAGGACGAATACATCCCCAACATCGACCGCATCCTCTTTGGGATCCAACGCGTACTGGAGTACCGCCGTGGCTGA
- a CDS encoding biotin/lipoyl-containing protein — protein MAEISFPLPDLGEGLIEATVLEWLVEPGQQVERNQPIVELETTKSALELPSPQAGKVVRIHGAPGDTVNVGEPLIVFEVPDDTAGIVGTVPKDEAPKRRVRLSAVLDED, from the coding sequence GTGGCTGAAATTTCCTTCCCCCTTCCCGATCTCGGCGAGGGCCTCATTGAGGCAACCGTGCTGGAGTGGTTGGTGGAACCCGGCCAACAGGTGGAACGCAACCAGCCGATCGTAGAGCTGGAAACCACCAAGTCAGCGCTCGAATTGCCCAGCCCGCAGGCGGGTAAAGTGGTGCGTATTCACGGGGCGCCCGGTGACACCGTCAACGTTGGCGAGCCGCTGATCGTGTTCGAGGTTCCGGATGACACCGCCGGGATCGTGGGCACTGTTCCGAAGGACGAAGCACCCAAGCGCCGGGTCCGCCTGAGCGCCGTACTCGATGAGGACTGA
- a CDS encoding alpha/beta fold hydrolase — MTGRHTVEQHRHTVEGTDPGLFVEVHQPATDAGLRPVLLIHGFSSSSKLNWADSGWITTLQDAGRRVITVDLPGHGRSHSPEDRDSYTPSRIRADLLQIVTDAGARPLREGDPSTGLDIVGYSLGSRLAWEFGATQPDLVHRIVLGGPSSADPLAAFDLVAAQRHLADGTPVEDASTAGLLKMAQMLPSNNLFAMLSLIEAIKGEPFDPAEAAPHMPLLLVAGEKDERAATMPELAAIAGKRGGLVETLVIPGRTHTNVITSRAFKEAALEFLGV; from the coding sequence ATGACCGGCAGGCACACAGTGGAACAGCACAGGCACACAGTGGAGGGCACCGATCCTGGACTGTTCGTCGAGGTGCACCAACCCGCCACGGACGCCGGCCTGCGCCCTGTCCTGCTGATCCACGGCTTTTCATCCTCCAGCAAGCTGAACTGGGCGGACAGCGGATGGATCACCACCCTTCAGGACGCCGGCCGCCGGGTCATCACCGTAGACTTGCCGGGCCATGGCCGGAGCCACTCCCCTGAGGACCGGGACTCGTACACGCCCAGCCGCATCCGCGCCGACCTTCTGCAGATAGTGACCGACGCCGGAGCCCGGCCCCTGCGCGAAGGTGACCCTTCCACGGGCTTGGACATTGTGGGCTACTCACTGGGTTCGCGGTTGGCCTGGGAATTCGGCGCTACGCAGCCGGACCTGGTGCACCGGATCGTCCTGGGCGGACCGAGTTCGGCAGACCCCCTCGCAGCCTTCGACCTCGTTGCCGCCCAACGGCACCTGGCCGATGGCACGCCCGTGGAGGACGCATCCACGGCAGGGCTGCTGAAAATGGCACAAATGCTCCCCAGCAACAACCTGTTCGCCATGTTGTCCCTCATCGAGGCCATCAAGGGAGAACCCTTCGATCCCGCCGAGGCTGCCCCGCACATGCCCCTGTTGCTGGTTGCAGGCGAGAAGGACGAACGGGCAGCGACCATGCCGGAACTCGCCGCCATAGCAGGCAAGCGGGGTGGGTTGGTGGAAACGTTGGTCATTCCCGGGCGGACCCACACCAACGTCATCACCAGCCGGGCCTTCAAGGAAGCTGCCCTCGAATTCCTGGGAGTCTAG
- a CDS encoding Lrp/AsnC family transcriptional regulator produces MLVDALDAKIVRFFTDSPRSSVLEASRVLRVARATVQSRIDRMIDNGVIGSWVPQPDPANFGFPVVAFCSVTITQEIGHDAIIESLSAIPEIIEVHTVTGNSDLMVRIAARSNPDMQRVLDAMIATKSVVRCSSVIVLNSHIQGRTLPLMEAAAKAV; encoded by the coding sequence ATGCTGGTCGATGCGCTTGATGCAAAAATTGTACGTTTCTTCACTGATTCACCGCGATCCTCCGTGCTGGAGGCTTCGCGTGTGCTCAGGGTCGCCAGGGCCACGGTGCAGTCCAGGATTGACCGGATGATTGACAATGGGGTCATCGGTTCCTGGGTTCCCCAGCCGGATCCCGCCAATTTCGGCTTCCCGGTAGTGGCATTCTGCTCCGTCACCATCACCCAGGAGATCGGCCATGACGCCATCATCGAGAGCCTGAGTGCCATTCCGGAGATCATCGAGGTCCATACCGTCACGGGGAACTCGGATCTCATGGTGCGGATTGCGGCACGTTCCAATCCGGACATGCAGCGCGTCCTTGATGCCATGATCGCAACAAAGTCGGTAGTCCGCTGCTCTTCGGTGATCGTCCTGAACAGCCACATCCAGGGCCGCACCCTGCCGTTGATGGAGGCGGCTGCGAAAGCAGTGTGA
- a CDS encoding phosphoribosyltransferase — MGMRFKDRAEAGRRLAEALPQLREQPDTIVLGLARGGVPVAAAAATGLYLPFGAVLVRKLGIPGRDETAFGALAWSQGDVLRIVNKPLKELILAHGISQSALDAVEAHERSELLRRAQEYPGTGHDLRGKTVVLADDGLATGATMRAAVEAVRSTGARTVIAAVPVASLEASTSLARVCDAVMVLHTPGKFHAVGAFYERFEQLSDDDVVSQLEGAGAGGRK, encoded by the coding sequence ATGGGCATGCGTTTCAAGGACCGTGCGGAAGCCGGTCGACGCCTGGCTGAAGCCCTCCCCCAACTGAGGGAGCAGCCGGACACCATCGTGCTGGGCCTTGCCCGCGGTGGAGTTCCCGTGGCCGCAGCCGCAGCAACCGGGCTGTACCTGCCCTTCGGCGCTGTCCTGGTGCGCAAGCTCGGCATCCCCGGCCGCGACGAAACCGCCTTCGGTGCCCTGGCTTGGTCGCAGGGGGATGTCCTCCGTATCGTCAACAAACCGTTGAAGGAACTCATCCTCGCCCACGGCATCTCCCAGTCCGCGCTCGATGCCGTGGAAGCCCATGAACGTTCCGAGCTCCTCCGGCGCGCGCAGGAGTACCCAGGCACCGGCCACGACCTTCGCGGAAAGACTGTAGTGCTGGCCGACGACGGCCTTGCCACCGGTGCCACCATGCGGGCGGCTGTGGAGGCGGTTCGTTCAACCGGGGCGCGTACGGTGATAGCTGCGGTGCCGGTTGCATCGTTGGAAGCTTCGACGTCGCTGGCGCGGGTGTGCGACGCAGTGATGGTCCTTCACACACCCGGCAAATTCCATGCTGTCGGCGCGTTCTACGAGCGATTTGAGCAACTGTCCGACGACGACGTCGTAAGCCAACTCGAAGGTGCCGGTGCCGGCGGCCGCAAGTAG
- a CDS encoding MarR family transcriptional regulator has protein sequence MNKPIGYWIKRLDAALEAQLDSILARIKLSRRQWHTLSLLSEGAMLPDQLEESLHPLWGNDIRMRERELAALVGRGLITMVDDRLVLSDRGREKYHEAQRLVEAARQDLSMGIGIDEYAMALSVLERMSLNAERLAR, from the coding sequence GTGAACAAGCCAATCGGATACTGGATCAAAAGGCTGGACGCCGCGCTGGAAGCCCAACTGGACAGCATCCTGGCCAGGATCAAGCTCAGCCGCCGTCAATGGCACACCCTCAGTCTCCTGTCCGAGGGCGCCATGCTTCCGGACCAACTGGAGGAATCCCTGCATCCGTTGTGGGGAAACGATATCCGGATGCGGGAGAGGGAACTCGCAGCACTGGTTGGCAGGGGGCTGATCACCATGGTCGATGACCGGCTGGTCCTCAGTGACCGCGGACGGGAGAAATACCACGAAGCCCAGCGGCTGGTGGAAGCAGCGCGGCAGGACCTGTCCATGGGGATCGGCATTGACGAATACGCCATGGCATTGAGCGTGCTGGAGCGCATGAGCCTTAACGCGGAGCGGCTGGCCCGCTGA
- a CDS encoding NUDIX hydrolase: protein MNAVNTNSANVAERRLAPPSLAISTVIFALRPSEKSGRPTLWLPLVRRIREPYKDMWALPGGPLAHDESLQDAASRNLRETTGLTPHYLEQLYAFGGLHRSPTQRVVSIVYWALVQPTEAALADESENVRWFRADRLGELAFDHNAIVDYALWRLRNKMAYGSIAYHLLGEFFTLAQVREVYEAVLDRQLDPANFRRHVKATPEIEETGEYLQGGKHRPPRLYRFTGTPGLGPDNRSTP from the coding sequence GTGAACGCCGTGAACACCAACTCAGCGAACGTCGCCGAAAGGCGGCTTGCGCCGCCGTCGTTGGCTATTTCAACGGTGATTTTCGCCCTCCGCCCCAGCGAGAAGTCCGGCCGCCCCACGTTGTGGCTGCCGCTGGTCCGGCGCATCCGCGAGCCCTACAAGGACATGTGGGCCCTTCCGGGCGGGCCGTTGGCCCACGACGAGTCCCTCCAGGACGCGGCGTCGCGAAACCTCCGGGAGACCACCGGGTTGACTCCGCACTACCTTGAGCAGCTTTACGCTTTCGGTGGTCTTCACAGGTCGCCCACCCAGCGCGTTGTCTCCATCGTGTATTGGGCCTTGGTCCAACCCACGGAAGCTGCTTTGGCCGACGAGTCGGAGAATGTGCGGTGGTTCCGGGCCGACCGGCTCGGTGAACTCGCCTTCGATCACAACGCAATCGTGGACTACGCCTTATGGCGGCTCCGCAACAAGATGGCCTATGGGTCCATCGCCTACCACCTGCTGGGCGAATTCTTCACCCTCGCCCAGGTCCGCGAAGTCTATGAGGCCGTACTGGACCGCCAGCTCGATCCCGCAAACTTCCGCCGACACGTCAAGGCAACACCGGAAATCGAAGAAACCGGTGAATACCTCCAAGGCGGGAAACACCGTCCACCCCGCCTCTACCGCTTCACCGGCACGCCCGGCCTCGGGCCAGATAACAGGAGTACACCATGA
- a CDS encoding thiamine pyrophosphate-dependent enzyme, with product MTTNPVLAAVDDDAAPLTHHQLRELYTLMAAVRHLDTSAVAWQRQGIIPGYAPELGQEAAQVGSGYAVDRTRDFVFPTYREMGVARAMGLDMVGYMSTHKATWHGGMYNPLESRFAPIQAVVAGSVLHAVGWAHGQTLSGNAAGDMGVAMTYFGDGASSQGDVHEAMNFAAVMKAPVVFFIQNNGWAISVPTERQVAGGSVAARAAGYSIPSLQVDGNDVVAVFEATRSAFAHCRAGNGPVVIEAMTYRRGPHSTADDPGRYRTLEEERLDAGEDPLERFKQRLLTDGVADEAFFADAQRLAVEEEEAVRAGIADLGPRPGAEMFSLVFQEPTPALQSQATAWREESEHA from the coding sequence ATGACGACCAATCCTGTGCTGGCCGCCGTCGATGACGACGCGGCCCCGCTCACCCACCATCAACTCCGTGAGCTGTACACCCTGATGGCAGCAGTCCGGCACCTGGACACCTCAGCCGTGGCCTGGCAGCGCCAAGGCATCATTCCCGGATACGCCCCCGAGCTCGGGCAGGAAGCCGCGCAGGTAGGCAGCGGCTACGCCGTGGACCGGACCCGCGATTTCGTGTTTCCCACCTACCGTGAAATGGGCGTAGCCCGGGCCATGGGCCTGGACATGGTGGGCTACATGTCCACTCACAAAGCCACCTGGCATGGCGGCATGTACAACCCCTTGGAGTCCAGGTTCGCTCCCATCCAGGCTGTGGTGGCAGGCTCGGTCCTGCATGCTGTGGGATGGGCCCACGGCCAAACCCTCTCCGGCAACGCCGCGGGTGACATGGGCGTAGCCATGACGTACTTCGGCGACGGCGCTTCCTCCCAGGGTGACGTCCACGAAGCCATGAACTTCGCCGCCGTTATGAAGGCCCCCGTGGTGTTTTTCATCCAGAACAACGGCTGGGCCATCTCAGTCCCCACCGAACGCCAGGTGGCCGGCGGCTCCGTCGCGGCGCGCGCGGCCGGATACAGCATCCCCTCCCTGCAGGTGGACGGCAACGACGTGGTGGCTGTCTTCGAAGCGACCCGTTCCGCCTTCGCGCACTGCCGGGCAGGAAACGGTCCTGTGGTGATTGAAGCCATGACCTACCGACGCGGCCCTCATTCCACCGCTGACGACCCCGGCCGATACCGCACGCTGGAGGAAGAACGCCTGGACGCCGGCGAGGATCCGTTGGAGCGGTTCAAGCAGCGGCTGCTCACGGACGGCGTGGCCGACGAGGCCTTCTTCGCGGACGCGCAGCGATTGGCCGTAGAGGAAGAAGAGGCCGTCCGGGCGGGCATAGCGGACCTGGGTCCAAGGCCCGGCGCCGAAATGTTCAGCCTGGTCTTCCAGGAACCAACGCCAGCCCTTCAATCCCAGGCCACCGCGTGGCGCGAGGAGTCAGAACATGCCTGA